A window of Patagioenas fasciata isolate bPatFas1 chromosome 5, bPatFas1.hap1, whole genome shotgun sequence contains these coding sequences:
- the FGF3 gene encoding fibroblast growth factor 3 isoform X1, protein MVIIWILLLSLLQEPWSPGRAVGVPEAAGASPSHPRPRRDAGGRGGVYEHLGGAPRRRKLYCATKYHLQIHPNGKINGTLEKNSVFSILEITAVDVGIVAIKGLFSGRYLAMNKRGRLYASENYNAECEFVERIHELGYNTYASRLYRTVPNRAGTKRKASAERLWYVSINGKGRPRRGFKTRRTQISSLFLPRVLDNKDHEMVRLFHTNVKYRESLLKPPSKNQRRRRGR, encoded by the exons ATGGTTATAATTTGGATCTTGTTGCTGAGTTTGTTGCAGGAGCCGTGGTCCCCGGGCCGGGCCGTGGGGGTACCCGAGGCCGCCGGAGCCTCCCCGAGTCACCCGAGGCCGCGCCGGGATGCGGGGGGACGCGGCGGCGTCTACGAGCACCTCGGGGGAGCGCCCAGGCGCAGGAAGCTCTACTGTGCCACCAAGTACCATCTCCAGATCCACCCCAACGGCAAGATCAACGGCACACTGGAGAAAAACAGCGTCTTTA gtATTCTTGAAATAACTGCTGTTGACGTTGGAATCGTTGCCATCAAGGGCTTGTTCTCCGGCAGATACCTGGCCATGAACAAAAGGGGCAGACTTTATGCATCA gaaaattATAACGCAGAGTGTGAGTTTGTGGAGAGGATCCATGAGTTGGGTTATAACACCTACGCGTCCCGTCTGTACCGAACTGTACCTAACAGAGCCGGCACCAAGCGCAAAGCCAGCGCAGAGAGACTCTGGTATGTCTCAATCAATGGGAAAGGACGACCCAGAAGGGGTTTTAAAACTCGCAGGACACAGATATCTTCTCTCTTTCTGCCCAGAGTATTGGATAACAAAGACCATGAAATGGTCCGACTCTTCCACACAAATGTGAAATATCGAGAGAGTCTCTTGAAGCCCCCGAGCAAGAACCAGCGAAGGAGGAGAGGACGCTGA
- the FGF3 gene encoding fibroblast growth factor 3 isoform X2 codes for MVIIWILLLSLLQEPWSPGRAVGVPEAAGASPSHPRPRRDAGGRGGVYEHLGGAPRRRKLYCATKYHLQIHPNGKINGTLEKNSVFSILEITAVDVGIVAIKGLFSGRYLAMNKRGRLYASENYNAECEFVERIHELGYNTYASRLYRTVPNRAGTKRKASAERL; via the exons ATGGTTATAATTTGGATCTTGTTGCTGAGTTTGTTGCAGGAGCCGTGGTCCCCGGGCCGGGCCGTGGGGGTACCCGAGGCCGCCGGAGCCTCCCCGAGTCACCCGAGGCCGCGCCGGGATGCGGGGGGACGCGGCGGCGTCTACGAGCACCTCGGGGGAGCGCCCAGGCGCAGGAAGCTCTACTGTGCCACCAAGTACCATCTCCAGATCCACCCCAACGGCAAGATCAACGGCACACTGGAGAAAAACAGCGTCTTTA gtATTCTTGAAATAACTGCTGTTGACGTTGGAATCGTTGCCATCAAGGGCTTGTTCTCCGGCAGATACCTGGCCATGAACAAAAGGGGCAGACTTTATGCATCA gaaaattATAACGCAGAGTGTGAGTTTGTGGAGAGGATCCATGAGTTGGGTTATAACACCTACGCGTCCCGTCTGTACCGAACTGTACCTAACAGAGCCGGCACCAAGCGCAAAGCCAGCGCAGAGAGACTCTG A